The Triplophysa rosa linkage group LG25, Trosa_1v2, whole genome shotgun sequence genome window below encodes:
- the dnaja3b gene encoding dnaJ heat shock protein family (Hsp40) member A3b isoform X2: MAAPSVRCVGRSLSAGLPGFLSTCALLKSSRRGDISALTVCWTRSFVTRGSLSWWRHGRGVTLKGPSELRSHFHTTSVSHQQDFYEILGVPRTATQKDIKKAYYQLAKKYHPDTNPDDPQAKEKFAQLAEAYETLSDELKRKQYDTYGSAGPSSSGAGQQQYWRGGTTVDPEELFRKIFGEFAGGRGFGDLNSMFEQTPEFVMELTFMQAAKGVNKEITVNIDDSCPRCDGKGHEPGTKVSHCHYCNGTGMESTNTGPFMMRSTCRRCGGRGSIIITPCIMCRATGQTKQKQTVVVPVPAGIEDGQTVKVPVGKKYMYITFRVQKSPVFRRNGPDVHSDVMISVAQAILGGAARAQGLYSTIDIAIPPGIQTDQKIRLAGKGIPRINSFGYGDHYVHIKIKIPKKLTQRQRMLLISYAEDETDMEGSVDGVTKPAAGSSQTGQTSESAQNREEEPEKEGGFFSKLKKMFS; encoded by the exons ATGGCAGCTCCCAGTGTTCGATGTGTCGGGCGCTCGCTGTCAGCTGGTTTACCTGGATTTCTCAGCACGTGTGCACTTTTAAAGTCGTCTAGACGCGGAGATATTTCGGCTTTGACAGTTTGTTGGACTCGCAGTTTTGTAACGAGGGGCAGTTTAAGCTGGTGGAGGCATGGTAGAGGAGTGACATTGAAGGGGCCATCAG aGTTGAGGAGCCACTTCCACACCACCTCTGTAAGTCATCAGCAGGACTTCTATGAGATTCTGGGGGTTCCTCGGACAGCCACTCAGAAAGACATTAAGAAAGCGTACTACCAG TTAGCCAAGAAGTACCACCCGGACACAAACCCAGATGACCCCCAAGCAAAAGAGAAGTTTGCCCAGCTCGCAGAGGCATATGAG ACCCTCAGTGATGAGCTTAAAAGGAAGCAGTATGACACTTACGGTTCTGCTGGTCCAAGCTCGAGTGGGGCGGGGCAGCAGCAGTACTGGAGAGGTGGGACAACCGTGGACCCAGAAGAGCTGTTCAGAAAGATCTTTGGAGAGTTTGCGGGAGGGCGTGGCTTTGGAGACCTCAACTCCATGTTTGAACAGACACCTGAA TTTGTGATGGAGCTGACGTTCATGCAGGCTGCTAAGGGCGTGAATAAGGAGATCACGGTGAACATAGACGATAGCTGTCCGCGCTGTGATGGTAAAGGTCATGAACCAGGAACTAAAGTCTCGCATTGTCACTATTGCAATGGCACAGGCATG GAGTCTACAAACACTGGACCCTTCATGATGCGCTCTACGTGTAGGCGGTGTGGGGGGCGGGGCTCTATCATCATCACGCCTTGCATCATGTGCAGAGCAACAGGACAAACCAAGCAGAAACAAACTGTTGTGGTGCCTGTACCTGCag GTATTGAAGACGGACAGACGGTAAAAGTGCCGGTTGGGAAGAAGTACATGTACATCACATTCAGA GTCCAAAAGAGTCCAGTATTTCGTCGTAATGGACCTGATGTCCACTCTGATGTGATGATTTCAGTAGCCCAGGCCATTCTGGGGGGTGCAGCTAGAGCACAGGGCTTGTACAGCACCATTGACATTGCG ATTCCTCCAGGCATTCAAACAGACCAGAAGATCAGACTGGCTGGAAAAGGCATCCCACGCATTAATAGCTTTGGTTACGGAGACCATTACGTACatatcaaaattaaaattcccAA GAAGCTGACACAGAGGCAGAGAATGCTGCTGATAAGTTATGCCGAAGACGAAACGGACATGGAGGGAAGTGTTGATGGAGTAACCAAACCAGCCGCAG GTAGCTCTCAGACCGGACAGACCTCAGAATCAGCACAGAACAGAGAGGAAGAGCCAGAGAAAGAAGGTGGATTTTTCTCTAAATTGAAAAAGATGTTCTCCTGA
- the dnaja3b gene encoding dnaJ heat shock protein family (Hsp40) member A3b isoform X1: MAAPSVRCVGRSLSAGLPGFLSTCALLKSSRRGDISALTVCWTRSFVTRGSLSWWRHGRGVTLKGPSELRSHFHTTSVSHQQDFYEILGVPRTATQKDIKKAYYQLAKKYHPDTNPDDPQAKEKFAQLAEAYETLSDELKRKQYDTYGSAGPSSSGAGQQQYWRGGTTVDPEELFRKIFGEFAGGRGFGDLNSMFEQTPEFVMELTFMQAAKGVNKEITVNIDDSCPRCDGKGHEPGTKVSHCHYCNGTGMESTNTGPFMMRSTCRRCGGRGSIIITPCIMCRATGQTKQKQTVVVPVPAGIEDGQTVKVPVGKKYMYITFRVQKSPVFRRNGPDVHSDVMISVAQAILGGAARAQGLYSTIDIAIPPGIQTDQKIRLAGKGIPRINSFGYGDHYVHIKIKIPKKLTQRQRMLLISYAEDETDMEGSVDGVTKPAAALRPDRPQNQHRTERKSQRKKVKDLHGTKHLGCISLPFGWTNGKKYSMWNRTNTIAQ, from the exons ATGGCAGCTCCCAGTGTTCGATGTGTCGGGCGCTCGCTGTCAGCTGGTTTACCTGGATTTCTCAGCACGTGTGCACTTTTAAAGTCGTCTAGACGCGGAGATATTTCGGCTTTGACAGTTTGTTGGACTCGCAGTTTTGTAACGAGGGGCAGTTTAAGCTGGTGGAGGCATGGTAGAGGAGTGACATTGAAGGGGCCATCAG aGTTGAGGAGCCACTTCCACACCACCTCTGTAAGTCATCAGCAGGACTTCTATGAGATTCTGGGGGTTCCTCGGACAGCCACTCAGAAAGACATTAAGAAAGCGTACTACCAG TTAGCCAAGAAGTACCACCCGGACACAAACCCAGATGACCCCCAAGCAAAAGAGAAGTTTGCCCAGCTCGCAGAGGCATATGAG ACCCTCAGTGATGAGCTTAAAAGGAAGCAGTATGACACTTACGGTTCTGCTGGTCCAAGCTCGAGTGGGGCGGGGCAGCAGCAGTACTGGAGAGGTGGGACAACCGTGGACCCAGAAGAGCTGTTCAGAAAGATCTTTGGAGAGTTTGCGGGAGGGCGTGGCTTTGGAGACCTCAACTCCATGTTTGAACAGACACCTGAA TTTGTGATGGAGCTGACGTTCATGCAGGCTGCTAAGGGCGTGAATAAGGAGATCACGGTGAACATAGACGATAGCTGTCCGCGCTGTGATGGTAAAGGTCATGAACCAGGAACTAAAGTCTCGCATTGTCACTATTGCAATGGCACAGGCATG GAGTCTACAAACACTGGACCCTTCATGATGCGCTCTACGTGTAGGCGGTGTGGGGGGCGGGGCTCTATCATCATCACGCCTTGCATCATGTGCAGAGCAACAGGACAAACCAAGCAGAAACAAACTGTTGTGGTGCCTGTACCTGCag GTATTGAAGACGGACAGACGGTAAAAGTGCCGGTTGGGAAGAAGTACATGTACATCACATTCAGA GTCCAAAAGAGTCCAGTATTTCGTCGTAATGGACCTGATGTCCACTCTGATGTGATGATTTCAGTAGCCCAGGCCATTCTGGGGGGTGCAGCTAGAGCACAGGGCTTGTACAGCACCATTGACATTGCG ATTCCTCCAGGCATTCAAACAGACCAGAAGATCAGACTGGCTGGAAAAGGCATCCCACGCATTAATAGCTTTGGTTACGGAGACCATTACGTACatatcaaaattaaaattcccAA GAAGCTGACACAGAGGCAGAGAATGCTGCTGATAAGTTATGCCGAAGACGAAACGGACATGGAGGGAAGTGTTGATGGAGTAACCAAACCAGCCGCAG CTCTCAGACCGGACAGACCTCAGAATCAGCACAGAACAGAGAGGAAGAGCCAGAGAAAGAAG GTAAAAGATCTTCATGGCACTAAACATTTGGGGTGTATTTCTCTTCCTTTTGGTTGGACAAATGGAAAGAAGTACAGTATGTGGAACCGAACAAACACAATCGCCCAGTAG
- the vasna gene encoding vasorin a, with the protein MPDTTMRLLCFLSHLILFQLLCGSLSSGCPQKCTCNPNDYILCVQRNLVYMPRGLPSSTKTLYLFQNNINTLQQQDFVELEQLVMLDLSQNILSEIPDGVFSSLSSLHNLELSSNRITHIYKDSFKGLVNLERLYLYNNQIRSIHPAAFEGLEKLLELKLQGNQISVLPALRLPRLLHLDLSYKSIPPPRPDDLQTPHLESLKIAGLGLGSLDEGLLKSLVNLHVLDVSQNQLQEIQPTLKAMAGLRNLNLSGNPLGSLKQEDFENLAYLSELDLSSLNLQGFPDGFFNLFPKLEQLTVAENPFNCLCPLAWFPTWLKDAKVQLLRTEETRCHFPPINSGKVLAKLEHKDFGCPTTTIELTRAGTSSTTNKPTDPTTPSGTTHAIPPPPPSKMPFIDSDSLRPSHTTASPSRIIEEPEEEEQEEVMCPSSICLNGGTCKFDSYGQFICMCPPHTLGHYCEVQNEARPPPPSPRISIETIATVQPKTISSHHVTSTSITLDLHRYIETRPHIRGVRLTYRNLSGPDQRPLQLNVPASYPEYTLRGLQSNSTYSVCASPLGEPVHSSIDACVEVRTAGIPPSSHEPSVDKTEPSSSLIPIIVAVAVVMVAAIVAAVVVIHRRKRSKAPIEMGLHETSPLELEGVKANPENGVTHPKQPDITPCPSLTLNSLEYDALLIQGQCPANNNLGRNKPSYV; encoded by the coding sequence ATGCCAGACACAACGATGCGGCTCCTGTGTTTCCTGTCTCATCTCATTTTGTTTCAGTTACTGTGTGGGTCTCTGAGCAGCGGATGTCCTCAGAAATGCACGTGCAACCCCAATGACTACATCTTATGCGTCCAACGGAACTTGGTCTACATGCCTCGTGGTCTCCCCTCCTCCACGAAGACCCTCTATTTGTTTCAGAACAACATCAACACCTTGCAACAGCAGGATTTCGTAGAGCTTGAGCAGCTAGTAATGCTGGACCTGAGTCAGAATATCCTCAGTGAAATCCCTGATGGGGTTTTCAGTTCACTGTCTTCCTTACACAACCTGGAACTCTCCTCAAACCGCATCACCCATATTTACAAAGACAGTTTTAAGGGGCTGGTTAACTTGGAAAGGCTGTATCTCTACAACAACCAAATTCGGAGTATTCACCCAGCTGCTTTTGAGGGACTGGAGAAGCTACTGGAGCTGAAGCTTCAGGGCAATCAAATTAGTGTGTTGCCAGCTCTTCGACTGCCTAGACTGCTCCACCTGGACCTTAGTTATAAAAGTATCCCACCGCCACGACCTGATGATCTACAGACCCCACACCTTGAGTCACTTAAAATAGCTGGATTGGGTCTGGGCAGTCTGGATGAGGGACTGCTTAAAAGTCTGGTGAACCTACATGTTCTGGATGTCTCTCAGAACCAGCTTCAGGAGATACAACCTACACTGAAGGCAATGGCAGGCTTACGAAACCTCAATTTATCCGGTAACCCTTTGGGTTCCCTTAAACAAGAGGACTTTGAAAATCTAGCTTATCTGTCAGAACTCGACTTGAGCAGTCTTAACTTGCAGGGTTTCCCCGACGGCTTCTTCAACCTTTTCCCCAAACTTGAGCAACTAACCGTAGCTGAAAACCCCTTTAACTGCCTCTGTCCTCTGGCTTGGTTCCCAACATGGCTGAAGGATGCAAAAGTTCAGTTGTTGAGGACTGAGGAGACTCGTTGCCACTTTCCTCCAATAAATTCAGGCAAGGTTTTGGCAAAGCTGGAGCATAAAGATTTTGGCTGTCCCACAACGACCATTGAATTAACAAGAGCAGGGACAAGCAGTACCACAAACAAGCCAACAGACCCTACTACACCATCAGGTACAACGCATGCCATTCCCCCTCCACCACCAAGTAAGATGCCTTTTATAGACAGCGACAGCCTCCGTCCCTCTCATACCACTGCCTCCCCTAGCAGGATCATAGAGGAGCCTGAGGAAGAAGAACAAGAAGAGGTTATGTGCCCTTCCAGTATTTGTCTAAATGGTGGAACATGCAAGTTTGACTCATATGGGCAATTTATTTGCATGTGTCCACCTCACACATTAGGACACTACTGTGAGGTTCAAAACGAGGCTCGACCTCCTCCACCTTCCCCAAGAATTTCCATCGAGACCATTGCAACAGTCCAGCCCAAAACAATCAGCTCCCATCATGTAACCAGCACTTCCATTACACTAGACCTTCACCGCTACATCGAGACACGGCCACACATCCGTGGTGTTCGTCTGACTTATAGGAACTTGTCCGGCCCTGACCAGAGGCCACTGCAGCTAAATGTGCCTGCATCCTACCCCGAGTACACACTCAGAGGGCTTCAGTCCAATAGCACTTATTCTGTATGTGCTAGCCCACTGGGAGAACCTGTCCATTCTTCCATTGATGCCTGCGTGGAGGTTCGCACAGCAGGAATCCCACCCTCCTCCCATGAACCCAGCGTTGACAAGACTGAACCGTCATCCTCCCTCATACCCATCATAGTAGCTGTTGCGGTGGTGATGGTTGCAGCTATTGTAGCCGCTGTGGTGGTCATCCATCGCAGGAAGAGATCCAAGGCTCCAATAGAAATGGGTTTACATGAGACCTCCCCTCTGGAGTTGGAGGGAGTCAAAGCCAATCCAGAGAATGGGGTGACGCATCCAAAACAACCCGACATTACCCCCTGCCCATCTTTAACTCTCAACAGCTTAGAATACGATGCACTGTTAATACAAGGACAGTGTCCAGCCAACAACAATTTAGGCCGCAATAAACCCTCTTATGTGTAA
- the dnaja3b gene encoding dnaJ heat shock protein family (Hsp40) member A3b isoform X4, producing MAAPSVRCVGRSLSAGLPGFLSTCALLKSSRRGDISALTVCWTRSFVTRGSLSWWRHGRGVTLKGPSELRSHFHTTSVSHQQDFYEILGVPRTATQKDIKKAYYQLAKKYHPDTNPDDPQAKEKFAQLAEAYETLSDELKRKQYDTYGSAGPSSSGAGQQQYWRGGTTVDPEELFRKIFGEFAGGRGFGDLNSMFEQTPEFVMELTFMQAAKGVNKEITVNIDDSCPRCDGKGHEPGTKVSHCHYCNGTGMESTNTGPFMMRSTCRRCGGRGSIIITPCIMCRATGQTKQKQTVVVPVPAGIEDGQTVKVPVGKKYMYITFRVQKSPVFRRNGPDVHSDVMISVAQAILGGAARAQGLYSTIDIAIPPGIQTDQKIRLAGKGIPRINSFGYGDHYVHIKIKIPKKLTQRQRMLLISYAEDETDMEGSVDGVTKPAAALRPDRPQNQHRTERKSQRKKVDFSLN from the exons ATGGCAGCTCCCAGTGTTCGATGTGTCGGGCGCTCGCTGTCAGCTGGTTTACCTGGATTTCTCAGCACGTGTGCACTTTTAAAGTCGTCTAGACGCGGAGATATTTCGGCTTTGACAGTTTGTTGGACTCGCAGTTTTGTAACGAGGGGCAGTTTAAGCTGGTGGAGGCATGGTAGAGGAGTGACATTGAAGGGGCCATCAG aGTTGAGGAGCCACTTCCACACCACCTCTGTAAGTCATCAGCAGGACTTCTATGAGATTCTGGGGGTTCCTCGGACAGCCACTCAGAAAGACATTAAGAAAGCGTACTACCAG TTAGCCAAGAAGTACCACCCGGACACAAACCCAGATGACCCCCAAGCAAAAGAGAAGTTTGCCCAGCTCGCAGAGGCATATGAG ACCCTCAGTGATGAGCTTAAAAGGAAGCAGTATGACACTTACGGTTCTGCTGGTCCAAGCTCGAGTGGGGCGGGGCAGCAGCAGTACTGGAGAGGTGGGACAACCGTGGACCCAGAAGAGCTGTTCAGAAAGATCTTTGGAGAGTTTGCGGGAGGGCGTGGCTTTGGAGACCTCAACTCCATGTTTGAACAGACACCTGAA TTTGTGATGGAGCTGACGTTCATGCAGGCTGCTAAGGGCGTGAATAAGGAGATCACGGTGAACATAGACGATAGCTGTCCGCGCTGTGATGGTAAAGGTCATGAACCAGGAACTAAAGTCTCGCATTGTCACTATTGCAATGGCACAGGCATG GAGTCTACAAACACTGGACCCTTCATGATGCGCTCTACGTGTAGGCGGTGTGGGGGGCGGGGCTCTATCATCATCACGCCTTGCATCATGTGCAGAGCAACAGGACAAACCAAGCAGAAACAAACTGTTGTGGTGCCTGTACCTGCag GTATTGAAGACGGACAGACGGTAAAAGTGCCGGTTGGGAAGAAGTACATGTACATCACATTCAGA GTCCAAAAGAGTCCAGTATTTCGTCGTAATGGACCTGATGTCCACTCTGATGTGATGATTTCAGTAGCCCAGGCCATTCTGGGGGGTGCAGCTAGAGCACAGGGCTTGTACAGCACCATTGACATTGCG ATTCCTCCAGGCATTCAAACAGACCAGAAGATCAGACTGGCTGGAAAAGGCATCCCACGCATTAATAGCTTTGGTTACGGAGACCATTACGTACatatcaaaattaaaattcccAA GAAGCTGACACAGAGGCAGAGAATGCTGCTGATAAGTTATGCCGAAGACGAAACGGACATGGAGGGAAGTGTTGATGGAGTAACCAAACCAGCCGCAG CTCTCAGACCGGACAGACCTCAGAATCAGCACAGAACAGAGAGGAAGAGCCAGAGAAAGAAGGTGGATTTTTCTCTAAATTGA
- the dnaja3b gene encoding dnaJ heat shock protein family (Hsp40) member A3b isoform X3 → MAAPSVRCVGRSLSAGLPGFLSTCALLKSSRRGDISALTVCWTRSFVTRGSLSWWRHGRGVTLKGPSELRSHFHTTSVSHQQDFYEILGVPRTATQKDIKKAYYQLAKKYHPDTNPDDPQAKEKFAQLAEAYETLSDELKRKQYDTYGSAGPSSSGAGQQQYWRGGTTVDPEELFRKIFGEFAGGRGFGDLNSMFEQTPEFVMELTFMQAAKGVNKEITVNIDDSCPRCDGKGHEPGTKVSHCHYCNGTGMESTNTGPFMMRSTCRRCGGRGSIIITPCIMCRATGQTKQKQTVVVPVPAGIEDGQTVKVPVGKKYMYITFRVQKSPVFRRNGPDVHSDVMISVAQAILGGAARAQGLYSTIDIAIPPGIQTDQKIRLAGKGIPRINSFGYGDHYVHIKIKIPKKLTQRQRMLLISYAEDETDMEGSVDGVTKPAAGSSQTGQTSESAQNREEEPEKEGKRSSWH, encoded by the exons ATGGCAGCTCCCAGTGTTCGATGTGTCGGGCGCTCGCTGTCAGCTGGTTTACCTGGATTTCTCAGCACGTGTGCACTTTTAAAGTCGTCTAGACGCGGAGATATTTCGGCTTTGACAGTTTGTTGGACTCGCAGTTTTGTAACGAGGGGCAGTTTAAGCTGGTGGAGGCATGGTAGAGGAGTGACATTGAAGGGGCCATCAG aGTTGAGGAGCCACTTCCACACCACCTCTGTAAGTCATCAGCAGGACTTCTATGAGATTCTGGGGGTTCCTCGGACAGCCACTCAGAAAGACATTAAGAAAGCGTACTACCAG TTAGCCAAGAAGTACCACCCGGACACAAACCCAGATGACCCCCAAGCAAAAGAGAAGTTTGCCCAGCTCGCAGAGGCATATGAG ACCCTCAGTGATGAGCTTAAAAGGAAGCAGTATGACACTTACGGTTCTGCTGGTCCAAGCTCGAGTGGGGCGGGGCAGCAGCAGTACTGGAGAGGTGGGACAACCGTGGACCCAGAAGAGCTGTTCAGAAAGATCTTTGGAGAGTTTGCGGGAGGGCGTGGCTTTGGAGACCTCAACTCCATGTTTGAACAGACACCTGAA TTTGTGATGGAGCTGACGTTCATGCAGGCTGCTAAGGGCGTGAATAAGGAGATCACGGTGAACATAGACGATAGCTGTCCGCGCTGTGATGGTAAAGGTCATGAACCAGGAACTAAAGTCTCGCATTGTCACTATTGCAATGGCACAGGCATG GAGTCTACAAACACTGGACCCTTCATGATGCGCTCTACGTGTAGGCGGTGTGGGGGGCGGGGCTCTATCATCATCACGCCTTGCATCATGTGCAGAGCAACAGGACAAACCAAGCAGAAACAAACTGTTGTGGTGCCTGTACCTGCag GTATTGAAGACGGACAGACGGTAAAAGTGCCGGTTGGGAAGAAGTACATGTACATCACATTCAGA GTCCAAAAGAGTCCAGTATTTCGTCGTAATGGACCTGATGTCCACTCTGATGTGATGATTTCAGTAGCCCAGGCCATTCTGGGGGGTGCAGCTAGAGCACAGGGCTTGTACAGCACCATTGACATTGCG ATTCCTCCAGGCATTCAAACAGACCAGAAGATCAGACTGGCTGGAAAAGGCATCCCACGCATTAATAGCTTTGGTTACGGAGACCATTACGTACatatcaaaattaaaattcccAA GAAGCTGACACAGAGGCAGAGAATGCTGCTGATAAGTTATGCCGAAGACGAAACGGACATGGAGGGAAGTGTTGATGGAGTAACCAAACCAGCCGCAG GTAGCTCTCAGACCGGACAGACCTCAGAATCAGCACAGAACAGAGAGGAAGAGCCAGAGAAAGAAG GTAAAAGATCTTCATGGCACTAA
- the dnaja3b gene encoding dnaJ heat shock protein family (Hsp40) member A3b isoform X5: MAAPSVRCVGRSLSAGLPGFLSTCALLKSSRRGDISALTVCWTRSFVTRGSLSWWRHGRGVTLKGPSELRSHFHTTSVSHQQDFYEILGVPRTATQKDIKKAYYQLAKKYHPDTNPDDPQAKEKFAQLAEAYETLSDELKRKQYDTYGSAGPSSSGAGQQQYWRGGTTVDPEELFRKIFGEFAGGRGFGDLNSMFEQTPEFVMELTFMQAAKGVNKEITVNIDDSCPRCDGKGHEPGTKVSHCHYCNGTGMESTNTGPFMMRSTCRRCGGRGSIIITPCIMCRATGQTKQKQTVVVPVPAGIEDGQTVKVPVGKKYMYITFRVQKSPVFRRNGPDVHSDVMISVAQAILGGAARAQGLYSTIDIAIPPGIQTDQKIRLAGKGIPRINSFGYGDHYVHIKIKIPKKLTQRQRMLLISYAEDETDMEGSVDGVTKPAADTTVCL, translated from the exons ATGGCAGCTCCCAGTGTTCGATGTGTCGGGCGCTCGCTGTCAGCTGGTTTACCTGGATTTCTCAGCACGTGTGCACTTTTAAAGTCGTCTAGACGCGGAGATATTTCGGCTTTGACAGTTTGTTGGACTCGCAGTTTTGTAACGAGGGGCAGTTTAAGCTGGTGGAGGCATGGTAGAGGAGTGACATTGAAGGGGCCATCAG aGTTGAGGAGCCACTTCCACACCACCTCTGTAAGTCATCAGCAGGACTTCTATGAGATTCTGGGGGTTCCTCGGACAGCCACTCAGAAAGACATTAAGAAAGCGTACTACCAG TTAGCCAAGAAGTACCACCCGGACACAAACCCAGATGACCCCCAAGCAAAAGAGAAGTTTGCCCAGCTCGCAGAGGCATATGAG ACCCTCAGTGATGAGCTTAAAAGGAAGCAGTATGACACTTACGGTTCTGCTGGTCCAAGCTCGAGTGGGGCGGGGCAGCAGCAGTACTGGAGAGGTGGGACAACCGTGGACCCAGAAGAGCTGTTCAGAAAGATCTTTGGAGAGTTTGCGGGAGGGCGTGGCTTTGGAGACCTCAACTCCATGTTTGAACAGACACCTGAA TTTGTGATGGAGCTGACGTTCATGCAGGCTGCTAAGGGCGTGAATAAGGAGATCACGGTGAACATAGACGATAGCTGTCCGCGCTGTGATGGTAAAGGTCATGAACCAGGAACTAAAGTCTCGCATTGTCACTATTGCAATGGCACAGGCATG GAGTCTACAAACACTGGACCCTTCATGATGCGCTCTACGTGTAGGCGGTGTGGGGGGCGGGGCTCTATCATCATCACGCCTTGCATCATGTGCAGAGCAACAGGACAAACCAAGCAGAAACAAACTGTTGTGGTGCCTGTACCTGCag GTATTGAAGACGGACAGACGGTAAAAGTGCCGGTTGGGAAGAAGTACATGTACATCACATTCAGA GTCCAAAAGAGTCCAGTATTTCGTCGTAATGGACCTGATGTCCACTCTGATGTGATGATTTCAGTAGCCCAGGCCATTCTGGGGGGTGCAGCTAGAGCACAGGGCTTGTACAGCACCATTGACATTGCG ATTCCTCCAGGCATTCAAACAGACCAGAAGATCAGACTGGCTGGAAAAGGCATCCCACGCATTAATAGCTTTGGTTACGGAGACCATTACGTACatatcaaaattaaaattcccAA GAAGCTGACACAGAGGCAGAGAATGCTGCTGATAAGTTATGCCGAAGACGAAACGGACATGGAGGGAAGTGTTGATGGAGTAACCAAACCAGCCGCAG ACACTACGGTGTGTTTGTAG